The Candidatus Omnitrophota bacterium genome includes a region encoding these proteins:
- the pstA gene encoding phosphate ABC transporter permease PstA has protein sequence MKKHKVTQNIGFALLFLCMAVTLFFLGAIIYFIAVRGIKVISWEFLTQVPKNGMTEGGVAPAILGTFYLTMGAILVSLPLGLACAIYLCEYSPKSALVNLIRMSINNLAGVPSVVFGLFGFAVFVKYMKFGVSILSGSLTLGILALPVIISAAQEALMAVPQSLREASLALGATKWDTIKKIVLPTALPGILTGVILSIGRVAGETAPILFTAATFYTRHYPDSVFSEVMALPYHIYALMTEGTHPDKQAAIAYGCALILLVLVLLISTIAIVIRQRQRVIHG, from the coding sequence ATGAAAAAACACAAGGTAACGCAGAATATAGGTTTTGCGCTGCTCTTCCTTTGCATGGCGGTCACCCTGTTCTTCCTCGGGGCGATAATCTATTTTATTGCCGTCAGGGGAATAAAGGTCATATCGTGGGAATTCCTGACCCAGGTCCCTAAAAACGGAATGACCGAGGGCGGAGTAGCGCCGGCGATATTAGGGACATTTTATCTCACGATGGGGGCGATACTAGTCTCACTTCCGCTCGGCCTGGCGTGCGCTATATACCTTTGCGAATATTCCCCGAAAAGCGCCCTGGTGAATTTGATCAGGATGAGCATAAATAACCTCGCCGGCGTCCCGTCGGTCGTCTTCGGGCTTTTTGGTTTCGCGGTATTCGTCAAATACATGAAATTCGGCGTTTCGATATTGTCCGGCAGCCTGACCCTCGGGATACTGGCCCTGCCGGTCATAATATCCGCGGCGCAGGAGGCGCTTATGGCTGTCCCCCAATCTTTAAGGGAAGCGTCCTTGGCCCTCGGCGCGACAAAATGGGACACGATAAAAAAGATCGTCCTTCCGACGGCCTTGCCCGGTATTTTGACCGGCGTGATCTTAAGCATCGGGCGTGTCGCGGGAGAGACCGCGCCCATACTTTTTACCGCGGCGACGTTTTACACGCGGCATTATCCCGATTCGGTATTTTCGGAAGTTATGGCGCTTCCTTACCATATTTACGCGTTGATGACCGAAGGCACCCATCCGGACAAGCAGGCGGCGATAGCCTACGGGTGCGCGCTGATCCTTTTGGTCCTGGTCTTATTGATCTCTACTATAGCGATAGTCATACGGCAAAGACAGAGGGTCATCCATGGATAG
- the pstC gene encoding phosphate ABC transporter permease subunit PstC: MAKMKEKAYEWIFTTLAFSSLIFLVGIIIVLFKEGLPVFKEVKPLDFIFGKAWYPTFDPPEFGILPLILASFWVTVGAMFVCVPLGVGSALYLNELASHRQKAVLKPLVEILASIPSVVYGFFGMMMIAPFLQNLLHLPTGLCAFTASLTLGIMATPTVCSIAEDALSYVPKSFREASFSVGANRWQTLVNVVIPAAGSGISTAIILGMSRAIGETMTVLMVAGGAAVIPHSFFEPVRPMTSAIAAEMGEAPMGSAHYHSLFAIALVLFLITFVFNIIAELISRKFRIKLGLGG; the protein is encoded by the coding sequence ATGGCAAAAATGAAAGAGAAGGCCTACGAGTGGATATTCACTACGCTGGCCTTCTCATCCCTTATTTTTTTGGTCGGCATAATAATCGTCCTCTTTAAGGAAGGATTGCCCGTATTTAAAGAGGTCAAGCCGCTGGATTTTATCTTCGGGAAGGCGTGGTATCCGACATTCGACCCTCCGGAATTCGGGATCCTGCCTTTGATACTTGCGTCGTTCTGGGTCACCGTAGGCGCCATGTTCGTCTGCGTCCCGTTAGGCGTAGGCAGCGCCCTTTACCTGAACGAGTTGGCAAGCCACCGGCAGAAGGCGGTATTAAAACCGCTTGTCGAGATCCTGGCCAGCATACCGTCGGTAGTATACGGGTTTTTCGGCATGATGATGATTGCCCCTTTTTTGCAAAATTTGCTGCATCTTCCTACGGGATTATGCGCTTTCACCGCGAGCCTGACCCTGGGGATAATGGCGACGCCTACGGTCTGCAGTATCGCCGAGGACGCGTTAAGCTATGTGCCGAAAAGTTTCAGGGAGGCCTCTTTCTCCGTGGGCGCGAACCGCTGGCAGACGCTTGTGAACGTCGTGATCCCGGCGGCCGGCTCAGGTATATCTACGGCGATAATACTCGGGATGAGCAGGGCCATAGGAGAGACGATGACGGTCCTGATGGTCGCGGGCGGCGCAGCCGTCATACCCCATTCGTTCTTTGAGCCGGTGCGGCCCATGACCTCGGCCATAGCCGCGGAGATGGGAGAGGCGCCGATGGGCAGCGCGCATTATCATTCGCTATTCGCGATCGCGCTGGTCCTGTTCCTTATAACTTTTGTGTTTAATATCATCGCCGAACTCATAAGCCGCAAATTCAGGATAAAACTGGGGTTGGGTGGATGA
- a CDS encoding phosphate ABC transporter substrate-binding protein, with translation MKKVIWLMVIAVFGAGFCMNADAAAANKIVLEGSTTVLPIAQKAAEVFMSKNPAVDISVRGGGSGVGVASLIDGTCDIGNASRSMKDAELEKAGTRGKNPKANVIAMDGIAVIVNPSNGLSALKKQQLKDIFTGSISKWSDVGGTGDKIVVVSRDSSSGTFEAFGALALDGRKVRADALMQASNQAVASVIAKTPGAIGYVGLGYMGGEVKAIPINGVEPSKETVLSGKYPLSRPLFMYTNGAPQGATKAFLDFIMSEDGQKIVDEEGFVALK, from the coding sequence ATGAAAAAGGTTATTTGGTTAATGGTTATCGCGGTTTTTGGAGCAGGTTTTTGCATGAATGCGGATGCCGCGGCCGCGAACAAAATAGTGCTTGAGGGTTCGACCACGGTCCTGCCGATCGCGCAGAAGGCAGCTGAGGTCTTCATGTCGAAGAACCCGGCCGTGGATATATCGGTGCGCGGCGGCGGTTCGGGAGTAGGCGTCGCTTCGTTGATAGACGGCACCTGCGATATCGGGAACGCGTCGCGCTCGATGAAAGACGCCGAGTTGGAAAAAGCCGGCACGAGAGGCAAAAATCCCAAAGCGAACGTAATAGCGATGGACGGGATAGCGGTGATCGTGAACCCATCCAACGGGCTGAGCGCCCTGAAGAAACAGCAGCTTAAAGACATCTTTACCGGTTCTATCTCGAAATGGTCCGATGTGGGTGGGACAGGCGATAAGATAGTGGTTGTCTCACGCGACAGCTCAAGCGGGACGTTCGAGGCCTTTGGCGCGCTAGCGCTTGACGGCCGGAAGGTCCGGGCTGACGCGTTGATGCAGGCATCAAACCAGGCCGTCGCCTCTGTCATAGCGAAGACGCCGGGCGCGATAGGGTATGTGGGTTTGGGATACATGGGCGGTGAGGTCAAGGCGATACCCATAAACGGCGTTGAGCCTTCCAAAGAGACGGTCCTTTCGGGCAAATACCCGCTCTCGAGGCCATTGTTCATGTATACAAATGGCGCCCCACAAGGAGCGACCAAGGCGTTCCTTGATTTCATAATGAGCGAGGACGGGCAGAAGATCGTAGACGAGGAAGGGTTTGTAGCGCTTAAATAA
- a CDS encoding putative porin, whose translation MKKAMLLLGVIGMVALAGRSYAGEMEILVQKLVDKGVLTQGEGAQVLAETKEEARKEVAQGKAANIPQWVQNIKLKGDFRNRYQWDKAKSATSVATERNRDRIRVRVGAETRVIEDFKVGLGIATGTTTDPKSTNVTLGDGFSFKNIILDYGYGQYIPHWTAPVDATFTAGKFKNPFWEPITALVDGDINPEGAALQLSYNVNPSANVFLNYGFLYLGDTFPKSKNTLQNVVQPGVSWSVLDNVKLKSTVDFWLAEVKGMRQINNTVGTNTLARNADQGPASDVVYQNDYNSVVPKLELGFTEPFFGYNLGFPYFAVFGEYMDNMSASDKGTGWIAGFKIGNEKVADKYQWQLVYDHRMIEKDAFLDAYPDSDFYGGKTNAGGDHVAFNFGLSKNSWLTLSYFNTHNLTRLTADSGSSRLPAQVIQADWNIKF comes from the coding sequence ATGAAAAAGGCGATGTTGCTGTTAGGCGTAATAGGTATGGTTGCGTTGGCCGGCCGTTCCTACGCGGGCGAGATGGAGATCCTCGTCCAGAAGCTCGTCGATAAGGGTGTCCTGACGCAAGGGGAAGGCGCGCAGGTCCTCGCAGAGACGAAAGAGGAAGCAAGAAAAGAAGTGGCGCAGGGCAAGGCGGCAAATATCCCGCAGTGGGTACAGAATATCAAGCTCAAGGGCGATTTCAGGAACAGGTACCAGTGGGACAAAGCGAAGAGCGCGACCTCGGTTGCGACCGAAAGGAACAGGGACAGGATAAGGGTCAGGGTCGGCGCCGAGACGAGGGTAATCGAGGATTTCAAGGTAGGCCTGGGTATAGCTACCGGAACAACCACCGATCCGAAATCCACGAATGTAACGTTAGGTGACGGTTTTTCCTTCAAGAATATAATATTGGACTACGGCTACGGCCAGTATATTCCGCACTGGACAGCGCCTGTCGATGCTACTTTCACGGCAGGTAAATTCAAGAATCCGTTCTGGGAACCGATAACCGCGCTCGTGGACGGGGACATCAACCCCGAGGGGGCCGCGCTGCAGTTAAGCTATAATGTTAATCCGAGCGCCAATGTGTTTTTGAACTACGGTTTCCTGTATCTGGGTGATACCTTTCCGAAGTCAAAGAACACGCTGCAAAACGTAGTCCAGCCGGGTGTTTCCTGGAGCGTGCTTGACAACGTCAAACTGAAATCCACAGTCGATTTCTGGTTAGCCGAGGTAAAAGGCATGAGGCAGATAAATAATACCGTCGGGACGAACACTCTTGCCAGGAATGCCGACCAGGGGCCGGCCAGCGATGTTGTTTACCAGAATGATTATAACTCCGTCGTCCCGAAACTGGAGCTGGGTTTTACCGAGCCGTTCTTCGGTTATAACCTGGGTTTCCCGTATTTCGCCGTATTCGGCGAGTACATGGATAATATGAGCGCCAGCGACAAGGGCACGGGCTGGATCGCCGGATTCAAGATCGGCAACGAGAAGGTTGCGGATAAGTACCAGTGGCAGCTGGTCTACGACCACAGGATGATCGAGAAGGACGCCTTTTTGGACGCCTATCCGGACTCTGACTTCTATGGCGGAAAGACGAACGCGGGCGGCGACCATGTAGCGTTCAACTTCGGGCTGAGCAAGAATTCCTGGCTTACGCTCAGTTATTTCAACACGCATAATTTGACCAGGTTGACGGCAGATAGCGGAAGCTCCAGGCTGCCGGCGCAGGTTATCCAGGCAGATTGGAACATAAAATTCTAA
- a CDS encoding ATP-binding protein, with the protein MRIKLQWKLTAIFCLLAVFILAAAYIYFNSHLKSFLLRDIESNLKKELFLSKDYLESEFNRQPAAAVSVDLANRIGADLGVRVTIISPDGTVLGDSEVKKEDLPKLENHLSRPEVQQALKEGFGASQRYSYTLKKYMLYNAAVVGKEKPVAILRLVIPVAKVAEFEAGMQKILAVGVVMVFFASLVLSFLISMAVTRPLANISSAAKAMASGDFSRKVFNISRDEIGDLAATLNYMSDEIKAKIEKVRSGEAKLETVLSGMVEGVIVTDAKGKIILANPSLRKLFFIDTAPEGKTPLEVVRNSAVQNIADRVLKGGQRIAVEEIGINSPEEKFIKVSGVAIIKEEQCEGAIFVFHDITELRRLEKVRQDFVANVSHELRTPLSSIKGYSETLIGGVPKEEDRKEFLGIIQRESDRLAKLIDDLLDLSKIESGKMAMVFMPVEINPVVKRSAGVLEKSARDKSIKVEFNIPEGLPKVMADENRLSQVFLNLLDNAIKYTPEGGSVKISVFPQDKYLQVDVTDTGVGIPESDLPRVFERFYRVDKARSRQLGGTGLGLSIVKHIVQSHGGQVWVKSEPGRGSTFSFTIPKA; encoded by the coding sequence ATGAGGATTAAGCTCCAGTGGAAACTGACGGCGATCTTTTGCCTGCTCGCTGTTTTTATTCTCGCGGCGGCCTACATATATTTTAATTCCCACCTGAAATCTTTCCTCCTAAGGGATATCGAGAGCAACCTGAAAAAAGAACTCTTTTTGAGCAAGGATTACCTGGAGAGTGAGTTCAACAGGCAGCCTGCGGCCGCGGTATCCGTTGACCTGGCAAACAGGATAGGAGCGGACCTCGGCGTCAGGGTGACGATAATCTCGCCGGACGGGACCGTACTCGGCGATTCCGAGGTAAAAAAGGAAGACCTCCCGAAACTGGAGAACCATTTAAGCCGCCCCGAGGTCCAACAGGCGCTGAAAGAGGGTTTCGGCGCCAGCCAGCGTTACAGCTATACCTTAAAGAAGTATATGCTCTATAATGCCGCGGTTGTCGGGAAGGAGAAGCCCGTGGCCATACTGCGCCTCGTGATCCCGGTCGCAAAAGTCGCGGAATTCGAAGCGGGGATGCAGAAGATACTGGCGGTTGGGGTCGTAATGGTCTTCTTTGCTTCGCTTGTCCTGAGCTTCTTGATATCCATGGCAGTGACGCGCCCGCTGGCTAATATCTCATCGGCGGCGAAGGCCATGGCATCCGGGGATTTTTCCAGGAAAGTATTTAACATTTCCCGGGACGAGATAGGCGACCTTGCCGCGACATTGAATTATATGTCGGATGAAATAAAGGCCAAGATAGAAAAAGTAAGGTCGGGCGAGGCGAAACTCGAGACGGTGCTTTCCGGCATGGTAGAAGGCGTCATAGTGACCGACGCAAAGGGAAAGATAATCCTGGCAAATCCTTCGCTCAGGAAGCTGTTCTTTATCGATACGGCGCCCGAGGGGAAGACCCCGCTCGAAGTGGTCCGCAACTCCGCCGTACAAAATATCGCGGACCGGGTGCTTAAGGGCGGCCAGAGGATAGCGGTGGAGGAGATAGGCATAAACAGTCCCGAGGAAAAATTCATTAAAGTCAGCGGTGTCGCGATAATAAAAGAAGAACAGTGCGAAGGGGCCATATTTGTTTTTCATGATATAACCGAGTTGCGCCGTCTCGAGAAGGTAAGGCAGGATTTTGTCGCTAATGTTTCGCACGAGTTGAGGACCCCGCTTTCGAGCATAAAAGGATATTCGGAAACGCTTATCGGCGGAGTGCCGAAAGAGGAAGACCGGAAGGAGTTCCTCGGCATAATCCAACGCGAGAGCGACCGGCTGGCGAAGCTCATCGATGACCTCCTCGACCTTTCCAAGATAGAATCGGGCAAGATGGCCATGGTCTTCATGCCCGTAGAAATAAACCCGGTAGTAAAACGCTCCGCCGGAGTGCTTGAAAAATCAGCCCGCGATAAGTCCATTAAGGTAGAATTTAATATTCCGGAGGGCCTGCCTAAGGTCATGGCGGACGAGAACAGGCTTTCGCAGGTGTTTTTGAACCTGCTCGATAACGCGATAAAATATACCCCTGAGGGGGGTTCGGTAAAGATTTCGGTCTTCCCGCAGGATAAGTACCTTCAAGTCGATGTCACCGATACCGGCGTCGGGATCCCGGAAAGCGACCTTCCCAGGGTCTTTGAGAGGTTCTACCGGGTAGACAAGGCACGTTCCAGGCAGCTCGGCGGCACAGGCCTCGGCCTATCCATCGTTAAACACATCGTCCAGTCCCATGGCGGCCAGGTCTGGGTCAAATCAGAACCGGGCCGCGGCTCGACCTTCAGTTTTACTATCCCCAAGGCCTGA
- a CDS encoding response regulator transcription factor, with protein MQKKEILIVEDDKNISKLIKFNLEKEGFDAFAVPNGEEALEHLKRFFPDLIILDIMLPKINGFDVCRSIKQDPKLKNIPVIMVTAKGEEVDRVVGLELGADDYIVKPFSPRELVLRVKAILKRGKPETTQKNIINAGDLVIDIEKHKVTVKKKEVELTPMEFKLLATLAERQGRVQSREQLLTDVWDIATDVDTRTIDTHIKRLREKLGKAGELLETVRGLGYRCREDDED; from the coding sequence ATGCAGAAAAAAGAGATCCTCATAGTAGAAGACGACAAGAACATCTCCAAGCTCATCAAGTTCAATCTTGAGAAGGAGGGGTTCGACGCTTTCGCCGTGCCTAACGGCGAGGAGGCGCTCGAGCACCTCAAAAGATTTTTCCCGGACCTCATAATCCTCGACATAATGCTCCCTAAGATAAACGGATTTGACGTATGCCGTTCGATAAAACAGGACCCCAAGCTCAAAAATATCCCGGTCATAATGGTCACGGCGAAAGGCGAGGAGGTCGACAGGGTGGTCGGCCTTGAATTAGGCGCCGACGATTATATCGTGAAACCCTTCAGCCCGCGCGAGCTTGTCCTGAGGGTGAAAGCCATCCTGAAGCGCGGCAAGCCCGAAACCACCCAAAAAAATATTATTAATGCCGGGGACCTGGTGATTGATATAGAGAAGCATAAAGTGACCGTGAAGAAGAAAGAGGTCGAGCTCACCCCTATGGAATTCAAGCTGCTCGCGACATTAGCCGAGCGGCAGGGCCGCGTCCAGTCGCGCGAACAACTGTTGACCGACGTCTGGGATATCGCCACCGATGTCGATACGCGCACGATCGATACCCACATCAAGAGATTAAGGGAAAAATTGGGCAAGGCAGGGGAACTGCTGGAAACCGTAAGAGGGTTAGGCTACAGATGCAGGGAAGACGATGAGGATTAA
- a CDS encoding HAD family hydrolase yields MFKLIIFDIDGTIVDAYGAIEKSLNYALVKLGYPKAKLPVVRRAVGHGDKNFVEYFVEKKDVKEGLKLYRAHHEKALLRYSKVIPGARQLLRGLKKKGYKLAVASNRPPKFSMILLKHLGLVKYFDAIACAKDKTEIKPKPFLIPRILKKLGIKKDEALYVGDMTVDVHAGHNAGVKVVAVLGGSSSHSELKKARPCGIAGKLPDLLRVSKKCRKKRSS; encoded by the coding sequence ATGTTCAAACTAATAATCTTCGATATTGACGGGACGATAGTGGACGCCTATGGCGCGATAGAGAAGAGCCTGAATTATGCGCTCGTAAAGCTCGGGTATCCGAAGGCAAAGTTGCCGGTCGTGCGCAGGGCAGTCGGCCACGGAGACAAGAATTTCGTAGAATATTTTGTCGAGAAGAAGGATGTCAAGGAAGGGCTAAAGCTCTATCGCGCGCATCACGAAAAAGCGCTCCTAAGATATTCAAAAGTGATTCCCGGGGCGAGGCAGCTTTTGCGGGGCCTTAAAAAGAAGGGCTATAAACTAGCCGTGGCCAGCAACAGGCCGCCTAAGTTCAGTATGATACTGTTAAAGCATCTCGGCCTGGTTAAATATTTCGATGCTATCGCGTGCGCGAAAGATAAAACCGAGATAAAACCAAAACCCTTTTTGATACCGCGCATACTAAAAAAGCTGGGTATCAAAAAGGACGAGGCGCTATACGTCGGGGACATGACCGTCGACGTCCATGCCGGCCATAACGCGGGCGTAAAAGTTGTGGCGGTCCTGGGCGGTTCTTCGTCGCATTCGGAATTGAAGAAGGCCCGGCCATGCGGGATAGCCGGTAAACTCCCGGACCTTTTACGGGTAAGCAAAAAATGCAGAAAAAAGAGATCCTCATAG
- a CDS encoding DUF167 domain-containing protein gives MKISVKVKAGSSREKVEKTGEGDYSVWVMAKPAGGKANEAVTKALAGHFDIAKSRISLIKGHTSKQKIFEIDN, from the coding sequence TTGAAGATAAGTGTCAAAGTCAAGGCCGGCTCCAGCCGTGAGAAGGTCGAAAAGACGGGAGAGGGCGATTATTCGGTATGGGTGATGGCAAAACCCGCCGGCGGGAAAGCGAACGAGGCGGTCACCAAAGCCCTCGCCGGGCATTTCGATATCGCGAAATCAAGAATAAGCCTCATCAAAGGGCATACCTCAAAGCAGAAGATATTCGAAATAGATAATTAA